The Mycolicibacterium aichiense region CTGCGTTGATGCCCACAGCCACAGCGTCGACCCGCGTCGAGGACGTGGTCGCGGCTCGTGGTGGCGATCTGATCGAACTCTCGCACGCCATCCACGCCGAGCCCGAACTCGCCTTCGACGAGCACCGCAGCTGCGCCAAGGCACAGGTGCTGGTGGCCGAACGAGGCTTCCAGATCAGCGCGGCGGCGGGCGGATTGGACACCGCGTTCCGCGCCGATTTCGGGTCCGGCCCGCTGGTGATCGGGATCTGCGCCGAATACGACGCGCTGCCCGGCATCGGCCACGCCTGCGGACACAACATCATCGCGGCATCGGCGGTCGGCACCGCCCTGGCGCTGGCCGAGGTGGCCGACGAACTGGGGCTCACCGTCGCTCTGATCGGCACCCCCGCCGAGGAGTCCGGTGGCGGCAAGGCGCTGCTGATCGAGGCCGGGGTGTTCGACGACGTCGCCGCGGCCGTCATGCTGCATCCCGGGCCGATCGACATCGCCGCCGCGCGCTCGCTGGCGCTCTCCGAGGTGGTCGTCACCTATACCGGGCGGGAGTCGCATGCGGCCGTCGCGCCGCATCTGGGTGTCAACGCCGCTGACGCGGTGACCGTCGCGCAGGTGGCGATCGGCTTGCTGCGCCAGCAGATGGCGCCCGGTCAGCTGACCCACGGCATCGTCACCGAGGGCGGATCGGCCACGAACATCATCCCCGGCCGGGCCCGGCTGCAGTACACGATGCGGGCCCCTGCCACCGATTCGCTGCAGGAACTGGAGGCCAAGATGCGCGGCTGCTTCGTGGCGGGTGCGGTCGCGACCGGATGTGAATACGAGATCGCCGAAGCCGCGCCCCCGTACGCC contains the following coding sequences:
- a CDS encoding M20 family metallopeptidase, with product MPTATASTRVEDVVAARGGDLIELSHAIHAEPELAFDEHRSCAKAQVLVAERGFQISAAAGGLDTAFRADFGSGPLVIGICAEYDALPGIGHACGHNIIAASAVGTALALAEVADELGLTVALIGTPAEESGGGKALLIEAGVFDDVAAAVMLHPGPIDIAAARSLALSEVVVTYTGRESHAAVAPHLGVNAADAVTVAQVAIGLLRQQMAPGQLTHGIVTEGGSATNIIPGRARLQYTMRAPATDSLQELEAKMRGCFVAGAVATGCEYEIAEAAPPYAELTPDRWLAEVFRDEMITMGRSPVPAEVEAAMPLGSTDMGNVTQLLPGIHPVVGIESGGAVIHQPGFTVAAAGPSGDRAVTEGAIMLARTVVRLAQTPAERDRVLELRDRRGVRA